The following proteins are co-located in the Pseudomonas fluorescens genome:
- the betA gene encoding choline dehydrogenase, whose translation MSQEYDYIIVGAGSAGNTLATRLTEDEGVTVLLLEAGGPDYRLDFRTQMPAALAFPLQGRRYNWAYETDPEPHMDGRRMECGRGKGLGGSSLINGMCYIRGNAMDYDNWSKLPGLENWSYLDCLPYFRKAETRDIGPNDYHGGDGPVSVTTPKAGNNPLFHAMVEAGVQAGYPRTDDLNGYQQEGFGPMDRTVTPNGRRASTARGYLDTAKKRSTLTIVTHALTDKVLFEGKRAVGVRYLIGAAEERVEARARKEVLVCSGAIASPQLLQRSGVGPAKLLESLDIPVVHDLPGVGENLQDHLELYLQYACTQPVSLYPSLLWYNQPAIGAEWLFNGTGIGASNQFEAGGFIRTREEFDWPNIQYHFLPVAINYNGSNGVKEHGFQAHMGSMRSPSRGRVQLKSKNPRDYPSILFNYMATEQDWQEFRDGIRLTREIMQQPALDPYRGREISPGIDVQTDEQLDKFIREHAETAFHPSCSCKMGTDEMAVVDGEGRVHGMQGLRVVDASIMPIITTGNLNAPTIMIAEKIADKIRGRKPLPRSTADYYVAGDAPVRGKPLREVGPTAQ comes from the coding sequence ATGTCCCAAGAATACGACTACATCATTGTGGGTGCCGGCTCCGCCGGTAATACCCTGGCGACCCGTCTGACCGAAGACGAAGGCGTCACCGTCCTGCTGCTGGAAGCCGGCGGCCCGGACTACCGTCTTGATTTCCGTACCCAAATGCCGGCCGCGTTGGCGTTCCCGCTGCAAGGCCGCCGTTACAACTGGGCCTACGAAACCGACCCAGAGCCACACATGGACGGTCGCCGGATGGAATGCGGTCGCGGCAAAGGCCTCGGCGGTTCCTCGCTGATCAACGGCATGTGCTACATCCGTGGCAACGCCATGGACTACGACAACTGGTCGAAGCTCCCAGGTCTGGAAAACTGGAGCTACCTCGACTGCCTGCCGTACTTCCGCAAAGCCGAAACCCGTGACATCGGCCCGAACGATTACCACGGTGGCGATGGCCCGGTCAGCGTGACCACGCCAAAAGCCGGCAACAACCCGCTGTTCCACGCCATGGTTGAAGCTGGTGTACAGGCCGGTTACCCGCGTACCGACGACTTGAACGGCTACCAGCAAGAAGGCTTCGGCCCGATGGACCGTACCGTCACGCCTAACGGCCGTCGCGCCAGTACCGCTCGCGGTTACCTGGACACGGCTAAAAAGCGTTCGACCCTGACCATCGTCACCCACGCCCTGACCGACAAAGTCTTGTTCGAAGGCAAGCGTGCCGTGGGCGTGCGTTACCTGATCGGCGCCGCCGAAGAACGCGTTGAAGCCCGTGCACGCAAAGAAGTGCTGGTGTGCAGCGGCGCGATCGCTTCGCCGCAACTGCTGCAACGCTCCGGTGTCGGCCCGGCCAAACTGCTGGAAAGCCTCGACATCCCGGTGGTCCACGACCTGCCAGGCGTCGGCGAAAACCTGCAGGACCACCTTGAGCTGTACCTGCAATACGCCTGTACCCAGCCAGTGTCGCTGTACCCATCGCTGCTCTGGTACAACCAGCCGGCCATTGGGGCCGAGTGGCTGTTCAACGGCACCGGCATCGGCGCCAGCAACCAGTTCGAAGCGGGCGGTTTTATCCGCACCCGTGAAGAATTCGATTGGCCGAACATTCAGTACCACTTCCTGCCGGTGGCGATTAACTACAACGGCAGCAATGGTGTGAAAGAGCACGGTTTCCAGGCGCACATGGGCTCCATGCGTTCGCCAAGCCGTGGCCGCGTGCAATTGAAGTCGAAGAACCCACGGGACTACCCGAGCATCCTCTTCAACTACATGGCCACCGAACAGGACTGGCAGGAGTTCCGTGACGGCATCCGCCTGACCCGTGAAATCATGCAACAGCCGGCGCTGGACCCATACCGTGGCCGTGAAATCAGCCCGGGTATTGACGTGCAAACCGATGAGCAGTTGGACAAGTTCATCCGCGAGCACGCCGAGACTGCGTTCCACCCGTCCTGCTCGTGCAAGATGGGCACCGACGAGATGGCGGTAGTGGACGGCGAAGGCCGTGTGCATGGCATGCAGGGCTTGCGTGTTGTGGATGCGTCGATCATGCCGATCATCACCACCGGCAACCTCAACGCGCCGACGATCATGATCGCCGAGAAAATCGCCGACAAGATCCGTGGCCGCAAACCACTGCCGCGCAGCACTGCCGACTACTACGTGGCAGGCGATGCGCCGGTGCGTGGCAAGCCGCTGCGTGAAGTGGGCCCGACTGCGCAGTAA
- a CDS encoding TldD/PmbA family protein: MFDHHATLKKHFSALRTTAEFFSLRYVRESGQYLSVRKNVAEPPHLNHDEGAMLTVRLNGVEAYAATNDLSLAGLQAALERAEQQARRIFPHALLDLHTQPVSSDVADYLSPDLDQPFPSLSDCYQLLGDESAAVPKDERLVSWEVSLGTTHVEQIYLNSAGAELRQAQRFVYPGLSVTAFDGNDSQTRTLGGTNFGQQGSANVIRRFGLVGAARTVADEALQLLLAPNTPHGPRDLLLMPDQMILQIHESIGHPLELDRILGDERNYAGTSFVKAEDFGHLQYGSPLLNVTFDPDIPEQLASYSHDDDGTRATKQFLIRDGLLLKPLGGALSQFRSGLGGVANSRACSWNRAPIDRMANLNIEAGDKTQAELISGIEHGILMSTNRSWSIDDARNKFQFGCEWGQLIENGELKGVVKNPNYRAISAQFWRKLSAVGDASTFKVLGTPNCGKGEPNQVIRVGHASPACVFSAVDVFGGEA, encoded by the coding sequence ATGTTCGACCACCACGCCACACTCAAAAAGCACTTCAGTGCCCTGCGCACCACCGCTGAATTTTTCTCGCTGCGTTACGTGCGCGAATCCGGCCAATACCTGTCGGTACGCAAGAACGTCGCCGAGCCGCCACACCTGAACCACGACGAGGGCGCCATGCTCACCGTGCGTCTCAACGGTGTGGAAGCCTATGCCGCCACCAACGACCTTTCCCTTGCCGGCCTGCAAGCCGCCCTTGAGCGCGCCGAACAGCAAGCCCGGCGGATCTTCCCCCACGCCCTGCTCGACCTGCACACACAGCCGGTCTCCAGCGACGTCGCCGACTACCTGTCGCCGGATCTCGACCAGCCCTTCCCTTCTTTAAGCGACTGCTACCAACTGCTCGGTGACGAGTCTGCCGCCGTGCCCAAGGATGAGCGCCTGGTCAGTTGGGAAGTCAGCCTGGGCACCACCCATGTGGAACAGATCTACCTCAACAGTGCCGGTGCCGAACTGCGCCAGGCCCAGCGTTTCGTCTACCCGGGCCTGAGCGTCACCGCCTTCGATGGCAACGACAGCCAGACCCGCACCTTGGGCGGTACCAACTTCGGCCAGCAAGGCAGTGCGAACGTGATTCGCCGCTTCGGCCTGGTCGGCGCCGCCCGCACGGTCGCCGACGAAGCCCTGCAACTGCTGCTCGCACCGAACACGCCTCACGGCCCGCGCGACCTGCTGCTGATGCCCGACCAAATGATCCTGCAGATCCACGAGTCCATCGGCCACCCGCTGGAACTGGACCGCATCCTGGGCGATGAGCGCAATTACGCCGGCACCAGCTTTGTGAAGGCCGAGGACTTCGGCCACCTGCAATACGGTTCGCCCTTGCTCAACGTGACGTTCGACCCGGACATCCCTGAACAACTCGCCAGCTACAGCCATGACGACGACGGTACCCGCGCCACCAAGCAGTTCCTGATCCGTGACGGCCTGCTGCTCAAGCCATTGGGCGGCGCGTTGTCGCAATTTCGCTCAGGGCTGGGTGGCGTCGCCAACAGCCGCGCCTGCAGCTGGAACCGCGCGCCGATCGACCGCATGGCCAACCTGAATATCGAAGCGGGCGACAAGACCCAGGCCGAGCTGATCAGCGGTATCGAGCACGGCATCCTGATGAGCACCAACCGCTCCTGGTCCATCGACGATGCGCGCAATAAATTCCAGTTCGGCTGCGAGTGGGGCCAGTTGATCGAAAACGGCGAACTCAAGGGCGTGGTCAAAAACCCCAACTACCGCGCCATTTCCGCGCAGTTCTGGCGCAAGCTCAGCGCCGTCGGCGACGCCAGCACCTTCAAGGTCCTGGGCACGCCGAACTGCGGCAAAGGCGAACCCAACCAAGTGATCCGCGTGGGCCATGCGTCACCTGCGTGCGTGTTCAGTGCTGTCGACGTTTTTGGGGGAGAGGCCTGA
- the mdtD gene encoding multidrug transporter subunit MdtD: MPNRAPLDAKTARWLPWVVAIAFFMQSLDGTILNTALPAMARDLAENPLRMQGVVIAYMLTVALLIPASGWIADRFGTKKIFFGAIMLFSIGSLLCALSSSLTMLVGARVIQGLGGALMLPVGRLVVLRAYPRSELVRIMGFITIPGLLGPLLGPTMGGWMVQYLTWHWIFLINLPVGMIGCYAVWKLIPDLRGSERTRFDSMGFVLFGAAMVLITIAMEGLGELHLPHLRVMLLLFGGLACLAAYWLRAGHIDNPLFSPVLFKTRTFAVGILGNLFARLGSGALPFLVPLLLQVALGYSPSEAGMSMLPLAAAAMFAKSIARTLIERLGYRVVLTGNTLALGIMLASMGLVSEQTPYWLLLGMLAILGAINSLQFTAMNTVTLIDLDDAQASSGNSLLSVVAQLSLSLGVACAGALLGGFTAESGNDGVSTVLGAFQLTFLTVGIMAMLAAAIFLQLSPTDGKRVISREHDIEH, from the coding sequence ATGCCGAATCGCGCCCCTCTCGATGCCAAAACCGCCCGCTGGCTCCCCTGGGTGGTCGCGATTGCCTTCTTCATGCAGTCGCTGGATGGGACGATTCTCAACACAGCCCTGCCGGCCATGGCCCGGGACCTCGCCGAAAACCCGCTGCGCATGCAAGGAGTGGTGATCGCCTACATGCTCACCGTCGCCTTGCTCATTCCGGCCTCGGGCTGGATCGCCGACCGCTTTGGCACCAAGAAAATCTTTTTCGGCGCGATCATGCTGTTCAGCATTGGTTCGCTGTTGTGCGCCCTGTCCAGCAGCTTGACCATGCTGGTCGGCGCGCGGGTCATCCAGGGTTTGGGCGGGGCGCTGATGTTGCCGGTCGGGCGCCTCGTTGTGCTACGCGCTTACCCGCGCTCCGAGCTGGTGCGGATCATGGGCTTCATTACCATCCCCGGCCTGCTCGGCCCGTTGCTTGGCCCGACCATGGGCGGCTGGATGGTGCAATACCTGACCTGGCACTGGATTTTTCTGATCAACCTGCCGGTGGGCATGATCGGCTGTTACGCCGTGTGGAAACTGATCCCCGACCTGCGCGGCAGTGAGCGCACACGCTTTGACAGCATGGGGTTTGTGCTGTTTGGCGCGGCGATGGTGTTGATCACCATCGCCATGGAAGGCCTGGGCGAACTGCACCTGCCGCATCTGCGGGTAATGTTGCTGCTGTTTGGCGGGCTGGCGTGCCTCGCGGCCTACTGGCTGCGCGCCGGCCATATCGATAACCCGCTGTTTTCGCCGGTGCTGTTCAAGACCCGGACTTTTGCAGTGGGCATTCTCGGCAACCTGTTTGCGCGCCTGGGCAGCGGCGCCTTGCCATTCCTGGTGCCGCTGCTGTTGCAGGTGGCGCTGGGTTACTCGCCATCGGAAGCCGGGATGAGCATGCTGCCGCTGGCGGCGGCGGCGATGTTTGCCAAGTCGATTGCCCGCACCTTGATCGAACGCCTCGGCTACCGCGTGGTGCTGACCGGCAATACCTTGGCGCTTGGCATCATGCTGGCGAGCATGGGCCTGGTCAGTGAACAGACGCCTTACTGGTTGCTGCTGGGCATGCTGGCGATCCTCGGGGCGATCAACTCCCTGCAATTTACCGCGATGAACACCGTCACCCTGATCGACCTGGACGATGCCCAGGCCAGCAGCGGCAACAGTTTGCTCTCGGTGGTGGCGCAATTGTCCCTGAGCCTGGGCGTCGCGTGTGCCGGTGCCTTGCTCGGCGGTTTTACCGCCGAGTCGGGCAACGATGGTGTCAGCACCGTACTCGGCGCCTTCCAACTGACCTTCCTCACCGTGGGCATCATGGCCATGCTGGCGGCGGCGATCTTCCTGCAACTGTCGCCCACCGACGGCAAGCGCGTGATCAGCCGCGAGCACGACATCGAGCATTAA
- a CDS encoding alpha/beta fold hydrolase, whose amino-acid sequence MDHGSFVIEKLFKHYNVHVEQLGHHPQRKTVLMVNGALSTTRSFARTSKCLAEHFNVLLFDLPFSGHSREHNTNLDLVTKDDEVQILRALVDRFQVNHLVSASWGGISTLLTLAHNPPSIQSSVVMALAPNLNQAMLDYVERVRVLIEADDKSAVGHLLNETVGKYLCPRLKRNNHRHLSGMATTEYRQARFHIHQVLGLGDGNYLPALTQIETPVHFINGALDEYTPATEARLFNKYVGRSTFAVAEHTGHLLDLESREAALAVHRALLDFLVGEHAPLPDLDEPPVGKGATDGA is encoded by the coding sequence ATGGACCATGGAAGTTTTGTCATAGAAAAGCTGTTCAAACACTACAACGTTCACGTAGAGCAGCTAGGTCACCACCCGCAAAGAAAAACCGTCCTGATGGTCAATGGGGCCCTGTCCACCACCCGCTCGTTTGCGCGCACCAGCAAATGCCTGGCGGAACACTTCAATGTGTTGCTGTTCGACCTGCCGTTCTCCGGCCATTCGCGCGAGCACAACACGAACCTGGACCTTGTGACCAAGGACGACGAGGTACAAATCCTGCGCGCGCTGGTTGACCGGTTTCAGGTCAACCATCTGGTGTCGGCCTCCTGGGGCGGCATCTCCACGTTGCTGACCCTGGCCCACAACCCGCCCTCCATTCAAAGCTCGGTGGTGATGGCCCTGGCGCCCAACCTCAACCAGGCGATGCTCGATTACGTGGAACGCGTGCGGGTGCTGATCGAGGCGGATGACAAGTCCGCCGTCGGCCACCTGCTAAACGAGACCGTCGGCAAATACCTGTGCCCCCGGCTCAAGCGCAATAACCATCGGCACCTGTCGGGCATGGCGACTACCGAGTACCGCCAGGCACGCTTTCATATCCACCAGGTGCTGGGCCTGGGCGACGGCAACTACCTGCCGGCACTCACTCAAATCGAAACCCCGGTGCATTTCATCAACGGCGCGCTGGATGAATACACCCCGGCAACCGAGGCCCGGCTGTTCAATAAATACGTGGGGCGCAGCACGTTCGCCGTCGCCGAGCACACCGGTCACTTGCTCGACCTTGAGTCTCGCGAGGCGGCGTTGGCGGTGCACCGCGCCCTGCTGGATTTCCTGGTCGGGGAGCACGCGCCATTGCCAGATTTAGACGAACCGCCAGTGGGAAAAGGCGCAACGGATGGCGCATAA
- a CDS encoding TldD/PmbA family protein, with the protein MNNFKALVDWLKQAITDKEQFHLGFAGESSEFVRFNHAQVRQAGQVQQASLNLKLIHDGRHADLTITLAGEPALDRQRLANGLQQLRETLPLLPQDPYLLLNHNAWQSHNEQLRPLPELAQVLHDISQAAEGVDLVGFYAAGPISRGFASSDGAFGWHQANSFNFDFSLFHANGEAVKATYAGHTWDSAEFAARFLQAREQLAFLGRPLHSLAPGQYRAYLAPAALEEILSIITWGGFSAQAIASKGSSLQKLYAGEQSLSPLVKVDEQISGSLSQAFSTEGYPRGDVTLINAGKAQGQLINSRSAAEYGLSTNGASSDESPSALQMAAGSLAQADILKQLGTGLYISNLWYLNYSDLPAARLTGMTRFATFWVEEGEIKAPVSTMRFDDSVYSLLGSQLEALTAERELLLSASTYSQRNTASNLLPGALVKRLTLTL; encoded by the coding sequence ATGAACAACTTCAAGGCACTGGTGGACTGGCTCAAGCAGGCCATCACCGACAAGGAACAATTCCACCTTGGCTTTGCTGGCGAATCCTCCGAGTTCGTGCGGTTTAACCACGCGCAAGTACGCCAGGCCGGGCAGGTGCAACAGGCCAGCCTGAACCTCAAGCTGATCCACGACGGCCGTCATGCCGACCTCACTATCACCCTGGCCGGTGAGCCGGCGCTGGACCGCCAACGCCTCGCCAATGGCCTGCAACAACTGCGCGAGACCTTGCCCTTATTGCCACAGGACCCGTACCTGCTGCTCAATCACAACGCCTGGCAAAGCCACAACGAACAGCTGCGCCCGCTACCGGAACTGGCCCAGGTACTGCACGACATCAGCCAGGCGGCAGAAGGCGTAGACTTGGTCGGCTTCTATGCCGCAGGCCCCATCAGCCGTGGTTTCGCCAGTTCGGACGGCGCGTTCGGCTGGCATCAGGCCAATAGCTTCAACTTCGATTTCAGCCTGTTTCACGCCAATGGCGAAGCGGTAAAAGCCACCTACGCCGGGCACACCTGGGACAGCGCCGAGTTCGCCGCGCGGTTCCTGCAAGCACGCGAGCAGTTGGCATTCCTGGGTCGGCCGTTACACAGCCTGGCCCCCGGCCAATACCGCGCTTACCTCGCCCCGGCGGCGCTGGAAGAAATCCTCAGCATCATTACCTGGGGCGGGTTTTCCGCCCAGGCCATCGCCAGCAAAGGCAGCTCATTGCAAAAGCTGTATGCGGGTGAACAGTCGTTGAGCCCCTTGGTAAAAGTCGATGAGCAGATCAGCGGCTCACTGAGCCAGGCGTTTTCCACCGAAGGCTACCCGCGCGGGGATGTCACGCTGATCAATGCGGGCAAGGCGCAAGGCCAGTTGATCAACTCGCGCAGTGCCGCCGAATACGGCCTGAGCACCAACGGGGCGAGCAGCGACGAGTCGCCCAGCGCCTTGCAGATGGCGGCGGGCAGCCTGGCCCAGGCCGATATCCTCAAGCAGTTGGGCACTGGGCTGTATATCAGTAACCTGTGGTACCTGAACTACTCCGACCTGCCGGCCGCACGCCTGACCGGCATGACGCGCTTCGCCACCTTCTGGGTGGAGGAAGGCGAAATCAAGGCGCCGGTCAGCACCATGCGCTTTGATGACAGCGTCTATAGCCTGCTCGGCTCACAACTCGAAGCGCTGACCGCCGAGCGGGAACTGCTGTTGTCGGCCAGTACGTACAGCCAGCGTAATACCGCGTCCAACTTGCTGCCGGGGGCGTTGGTCAAGCGCCTGACCTTAACCCTGTAA